A window of Daucus carota subsp. sativus chromosome 2, DH1 v3.0, whole genome shotgun sequence genomic DNA:
CGTCCGAGCTGGACTTCAGTTCCCAGTAGGAAGAATCGGGAGGTACCTCAAGAAAGGCCGTTACGCTCAGCGTGTCGGTACTGGTGCACCTGTTTACCTTGCAGCCGTTCTCGAGTATCTTGCTGCTGAAGTaagtagagaggctgtttccgtgaaaaAAGAATCCtcgtatttttatttataattgttgtggctaataaattaaaattttgtaatgcaGGTACTGGAGCTGGCAGGAAATGCGGCGAGAGACAACAAGAAGAGTCGGATCATTCCGAGGCATTTGCTGTTGGCAATCAGGAATGATGAGGAGCTTGGAAAGCTGTTGGGAGGAGTGACAATTGCTCATGGAGGAGTATTGCCTAATATTAACCCGGTTTTGTTGCCCAAGAAGACAACTGAAAAGGCGGCGAAAGAGCCGACTGCTAAGGTGGCTGGAAAGTCTCCGAAGAAGGCTGCCAAGTGATGATGTTTCTCAGGCTGATGTTATTGTGTTGGAATAGTTAGTGTTAGTAAATGGATTTAAGTGATAGTGTTAGGTTGGATTAGTTATGGTTATTTTGTGATTAGGTTGGATGTTGAAATGTGATTAGAGTTAACAAGAGTTATGGAGATTGTAATgtttattcttatatatatatggattaatagtgttgattaaattttatattttttttaaacatttcgGTTGATTATTGTCTAGTTCTTTCTGAAGCCCGCTAATTGATAGCAGTATATCTTGAATTGAGATTGTAATGTTTAttcttatttatatatagattaaTAGTGTTGATtaaactttatattttttttaaacattccGGTTGATTATTGTCTAGTTCTTTCTGAAGCCTGCTAATTGATAGCAGTATATCTTGAATTGTCTCACAGTTCAGCTTGGGAGAAGATGATTGGTGTTCAGGCAATAGGAAATGCGTGTTTGGGAAAGATAGCTTCTgacttttttgataaaaaatcggtttttactttttttttttgacatgtttgtgtaaaaagttaggagttataaaaagctgagaatgctgaTTTTTATTTCAGGACTTGTACTTTTTtttcaaacagtttaatcacttataagtattaattttacttctcacttttagtccgcttctttactttaagcgataagca
This region includes:
- the LOC108208658 gene encoding histone H2A; the encoded protein is MESPAAGKVKKGAAGRKAGGPKKKSVTRSVRAGLQFPVGRIGRYLKKGRYAQRVGTGAPVYLAAVLEYLAAEVLELAGNAARDNKKSRIIPRHLLLAIRNDEELGKLLGGVTIAHGGVLPNINPVLLPKKTTEKAAKEPTAKVAGKSPKKAAK